One region of Pseudomonas glycinae genomic DNA includes:
- a CDS encoding penicillin acylase family protein: MASPALSHFLPRFGVAAAVAGVLSLTGCQTWNAQDTLPPTSGVQPLKGLAQNVSVRRNAMGMPLIESNSFHDALFALGYVHASDRINQMVTLRLLAQGRLAEMSGSSMLDADRYMRAVNLKKSAGELYKASSPRLKRFFEVYARGVNAYLFRYADKLPGDLASSGYKPEYWKPEDSALIFCLLNFSQSANLPEEIASLVLAQTVTNDKLAWLTPSAPDENLPLAEADKLQGIKLNGQIPGLTELSNASEQLAALNLLGTQSSNNWAIAPQRSRSGKSLLASDSHGPLAAPSLWSFVQIRAPKYQAAGVTVAGLPMVLGGFNGKVAWSLTSVLGDNQDLFLEKIRRQGSTLSYEVNGKWQPVAVRNETYFVKGQRPIREAVYETRHGALLNSTQAAAQGAGFGLALQTPSFTDDKSLDAFFDLSRAQNVERASDASREIRAIALNLVFADASNIGWQVTGRFPNRREGEGLLPSPGWEGRYDWDGYADPMLHPYDQDPAQGWLGTANQRVIPHGYGMQLSNSWAAPERGERLAELAGSGKHDGRSVIAMQYDQTTTFAAKLKKMFEAPGMAQPLKQAIDALPEAERSKAREAYTRLMAFDGKLSPTSADAAIYELFLQESMKQIFLDELGPQSSPAWKAFIANGDLSYAAQADHLLGREDSPFWDDARTPQKEDKPAILARSLAAAISAGDSQLGGDRRAWQWGKLHRYEWKNANGQTVRGPIAAGGDHTTLNTAAFAWGQDFNTTRAPSMRFIVDFGQSEPLMGQNGTGQSGNPVSPNYLNGIDPWLKGQYIGLPMQPQNFDRVYGKTRLTLTPGK; the protein is encoded by the coding sequence ATGGCCTCGCCAGCCCTTTCACATTTTCTTCCCCGGTTCGGCGTTGCCGCAGCAGTGGCCGGTGTTCTGAGCCTGACCGGTTGTCAGACCTGGAACGCCCAGGACACCCTCCCGCCGACCTCCGGTGTGCAGCCGCTCAAGGGCCTGGCGCAGAACGTTTCGGTGCGCCGCAATGCCATGGGCATGCCGCTGATCGAAAGCAACAGCTTCCACGACGCACTGTTCGCCCTCGGTTACGTGCACGCCAGCGACCGGATCAATCAGATGGTCACCCTGCGCCTGTTGGCTCAGGGCCGTCTCGCGGAAATGTCCGGTTCGTCGATGCTCGACGCCGACCGCTACATGCGCGCCGTCAACCTGAAGAAAAGCGCCGGCGAGCTGTACAAGGCTTCGTCGCCACGGCTCAAGCGTTTCTTCGAAGTCTATGCCCGGGGCGTCAACGCCTACCTGTTCCGCTACGCCGACAAACTGCCGGGGGATCTGGCTTCCAGCGGCTACAAGCCTGAATACTGGAAACCGGAAGATTCGGCGCTGATTTTCTGCCTGCTGAACTTCAGCCAGTCGGCCAACCTGCCGGAAGAAATCGCTTCGCTGGTGTTGGCGCAGACCGTGACCAACGACAAACTGGCGTGGCTGACCCCGTCCGCTCCCGACGAAAACCTGCCGCTGGCCGAGGCCGACAAGCTGCAAGGCATCAAGCTCAACGGGCAGATTCCGGGGCTCACAGAGCTGAGCAACGCCAGCGAACAATTGGCCGCCCTCAACCTGCTGGGCACTCAGTCGTCGAACAACTGGGCCATCGCCCCGCAGCGCAGCCGCAGCGGCAAGAGCCTGCTGGCCAGCGACAGCCATGGCCCGCTGGCCGCGCCGTCGCTGTGGAGTTTCGTGCAGATTCGCGCGCCGAAATACCAGGCCGCCGGCGTGACCGTGGCCGGTCTGCCGATGGTACTCGGCGGTTTCAACGGCAAAGTGGCGTGGAGCCTGACCAGCGTGCTCGGCGATAACCAGGACCTGTTCCTGGAAAAAATCCGTCGTCAGGGCAGCACGTTGTCCTACGAGGTCAACGGCAAGTGGCAACCGGTTGCGGTGCGCAACGAAACCTACTTCGTCAAAGGCCAGCGGCCGATTCGCGAAGCGGTGTACGAAACCCGCCATGGCGCGCTGCTCAACAGCACCCAGGCTGCCGCTCAGGGCGCAGGCTTTGGCCTGGCCTTGCAGACGCCGAGCTTCACCGACGACAAATCGCTCGATGCGTTTTTTGATCTGAGCCGCGCCCAGAACGTTGAGCGCGCCTCGGACGCCAGCCGGGAAATCCGCGCCATCGCGCTGAATCTGGTGTTCGCCGACGCCAGCAACATTGGCTGGCAAGTCACCGGGCGGTTCCCGAACCGTCGGGAAGGTGAAGGCCTGCTGCCGTCGCCGGGCTGGGAAGGTCGCTACGACTGGGACGGTTACGCCGACCCGATGCTGCACCCGTACGATCAGGATCCGGCCCAAGGCTGGCTCGGCACCGCCAACCAGCGGGTCATTCCCCATGGCTACGGCATGCAACTGTCCAATTCCTGGGCGGCGCCGGAACGTGGCGAGCGCCTGGCCGAACTGGCCGGCAGCGGCAAGCATGACGGTCGCAGTGTGATTGCCATGCAGTACGACCAGACCACCACCTTCGCTGCCAAACTGAAGAAAATGTTCGAGGCACCGGGCATGGCGCAGCCGCTGAAACAGGCGATCGACGCACTGCCGGAAGCCGAGCGCAGCAAGGCCCGCGAAGCCTATACCCGCTTGATGGCGTTCGACGGCAAGCTCAGCCCGACCTCCGCCGACGCGGCGATCTACGAGCTGTTCCTGCAGGAAAGCATGAAGCAGATCTTCCTCGACGAGCTCGGCCCGCAGAGCAGCCCGGCGTGGAAAGCGTTTATCGCCAATGGCGACCTGTCCTACGCCGCCCAAGCCGATCACTTGCTCGGCCGCGAAGACAGTCCGTTCTGGGACGACGCCCGCACCCCGCAAAAAGAAGACAAACCGGCGATCCTCGCCCGCAGTCTGGCGGCAGCGATCAGCGCCGGCGACAGCCAATTGGGCGGCGACCGCCGGGCTTGGCAGTGGGGCAAACTGCACCGTTACGAGTGGAAGAATGCCAACGGCCAGACCGTTCGCGGGCCCATCGCAGCGGGCGGTGACCATACCACCCTGAACACGGCGGCATTTGCCTGGGGCCAGGACTTCAACACCACACGTGCGCCGTCGATGCGCTTTATCGTCGACTTCGGTCAGAGCGAACCGCTGATGGGGCAGAACGGGACGGGGCAATCCGGGAATCCGGTAAGCCCGAACTACCTGAACGGCATCGATCCGTGGCTTAAGGGGCAGTACATCGGCTTGCCGATGCAGCCGCAGAACTTTGACCGGGTGTATGGCAAGACGCGGTTGACGCTTACCCCCGGCAAGTAA
- a CDS encoding ATP-dependent DNA ligase — MKDFAGLYAELDATTSSNAKLAAMQTYFAQAQPQDAAWAVYFLSGGRPRQLVPVRILRDLAVEMSGLAPWLFEESYQAVGDLAETISLVLPEHPYTSEAGLAEWIEDKLLPLRGETPEYLARQLPALWAQLDRPSLMLCIKLITGSFRVGVSKLLVTRALASMAGLDSKRVAQRLVGYTDLSNRPNAAAYLKLIAPESSEEHAQRGGQPYPFFLAHALAQPVETFEALLGPPSNWQVEWKWDGIRAQVVKRDGKLWVWSRGEELVTERFPEFDTLLHGLPDGTVIDGEIVVWKNQRPVTEDAFDPQSTEAPAVQPFALLQQRIGRKSLDRKILEDAPVVVLAYDLLEWEGEDWRNQPQAKRREQLEQVIARCNNPVLLPSPILTGDDWFDLARQREASRRLGVEGMMLKARDAMYGVGRTKDMGVWWKWKVDPFSVDAVLIYAQRGHGRRASLYSDYTFAVWDGPPGASARALVPFAKAYSGLTDAEMREVDSIVRKTTVEKFGPVSSVKPSLVFELGFEGIALSRRHKSGIAVRFPRMLRWRQDKTVDEADSLATLQNLLV, encoded by the coding sequence ATGAAAGACTTCGCCGGGTTGTACGCCGAACTCGACGCCACCACCTCCAGCAACGCCAAACTGGCGGCCATGCAGACCTACTTCGCCCAGGCGCAACCGCAGGATGCCGCTTGGGCGGTGTACTTCTTGTCCGGCGGGCGGCCGCGGCAACTGGTGCCGGTGCGGATCCTGCGCGATCTCGCGGTCGAAATGTCCGGGTTGGCGCCATGGCTGTTCGAGGAGAGCTATCAAGCGGTCGGCGACCTGGCGGAAACCATCTCGCTGGTGTTGCCGGAACATCCATACACCTCCGAGGCCGGCCTCGCCGAATGGATCGAAGACAAACTGCTGCCCCTGCGCGGTGAAACCCCCGAATACCTCGCCCGTCAGTTGCCCGCACTGTGGGCGCAACTGGATCGGCCGAGCCTGATGCTGTGCATCAAATTGATCACCGGCAGTTTCCGGGTCGGCGTATCCAAACTGCTGGTGACCCGCGCCCTTGCCTCCATGGCCGGGCTGGACAGCAAACGCGTGGCACAAAGACTGGTGGGTTATACCGACCTGTCCAACCGGCCGAACGCTGCCGCTTACCTGAAACTGATCGCCCCCGAATCCAGCGAAGAGCACGCCCAACGCGGCGGCCAGCCCTACCCGTTCTTCCTCGCCCACGCGCTGGCGCAACCGGTGGAAACCTTCGAGGCCCTGCTCGGGCCGCCGAGCAACTGGCAGGTGGAATGGAAGTGGGACGGCATTCGGGCGCAGGTGGTCAAGCGTGACGGAAAATTGTGGGTCTGGTCGCGCGGCGAGGAGTTGGTCACCGAGCGTTTTCCCGAATTCGACACGCTGCTGCACGGATTGCCCGATGGCACGGTGATCGACGGCGAAATCGTGGTCTGGAAAAACCAGCGCCCGGTCACCGAAGACGCTTTCGATCCGCAGTCGACAGAGGCCCCGGCGGTGCAACCCTTCGCGCTGTTGCAGCAGCGGATCGGCCGCAAGTCGTTGGACCGCAAAATCCTCGAAGACGCGCCGGTGGTGGTACTCGCCTACGACTTGCTCGAATGGGAAGGCGAAGACTGGCGCAATCAGCCTCAGGCCAAGCGTCGTGAGCAACTGGAGCAGGTCATCGCCCGCTGCAACAACCCGGTGCTGCTACCCTCGCCGATCCTGACGGGAGATGACTGGTTTGACCTCGCCCGTCAGCGCGAGGCCTCCAGGCGCCTGGGAGTCGAAGGCATGATGCTCAAGGCACGGGACGCGATGTACGGCGTCGGCCGCACCAAGGACATGGGCGTGTGGTGGAAATGGAAGGTCGATCCGTTCAGCGTCGACGCGGTGTTGATTTACGCCCAGCGCGGTCACGGTCGCCGCGCCAGCCTTTACAGCGATTACACCTTTGCGGTGTGGGACGGCCCGCCCGGTGCCAGTGCGCGGGCGCTGGTGCCCTTCGCCAAGGCCTATTCCGGGCTGACCGACGCGGAAATGCGCGAAGTCGACAGCATCGTGCGCAAGACCACCGTGGAAAAATTCGGCCCGGTCAGCAGTGTGAAACCGAGCCTGGTGTTCGAACTGGGCTTCGAAGGCATCGCCCTCTCCCGTCGGCACAAGAGCGGCATCGCCGTGCGCTTCCCGCGCATGTTGCGCTGGCGTCAGGACAAAACCGTTGACGAGGCCGACAGCCTGGCGACCCTGCAAAACCTGTTGGTCTGA
- a CDS encoding ligase-associated DNA damage response exonuclease has product MDLVIARPEGLYCPAGDFYIDPWRPVERSVITHAHGDHARGGNQHYLATSAGEGILRARLGQDINLQTLDYGQRLTHHGVTLSFHPAGHVLGSAQVRLEYGGEVWVASGDYKIEPDGTCATFEPVRCHTFITESTFGLPIYRWQPQAQVFAEINQWWQANIEAGKASVLFCYSFGKAQRILHGIDETLGPILSHGAVEPLNRVYREAGVYLPPTIYAGEVKKNDPMMRQALVIAPPSAGGSSWMRRFGDYSDSFASGWMRLRGPRRRRGVDRGFVLSDHADWPGLLWAIEQTGAERVMVTHGSIGVLVRHLREKGLDAQGFNTEYGDDEEELPAATPAVAEVQP; this is encoded by the coding sequence ATGGACCTTGTTATCGCCCGCCCCGAAGGTTTGTACTGCCCCGCCGGGGATTTCTATATTGACCCGTGGCGACCCGTCGAGCGCTCGGTCATCACTCATGCCCACGGCGATCATGCCCGTGGTGGCAACCAGCATTACCTGGCCACCAGCGCCGGCGAAGGGATTCTGCGCGCGCGTCTGGGCCAGGACATCAACCTGCAAACCCTCGACTACGGCCAGCGCCTGACCCACCACGGCGTCACCTTGAGTTTTCATCCCGCCGGCCATGTGCTCGGCTCGGCCCAGGTGCGGCTGGAATACGGCGGCGAAGTCTGGGTCGCGTCCGGCGACTACAAGATCGAACCGGACGGCACTTGCGCGACGTTCGAACCGGTGCGCTGCCACACCTTCATCACCGAATCGACCTTCGGCCTGCCGATCTACCGCTGGCAGCCGCAGGCGCAGGTATTCGCCGAGATCAATCAGTGGTGGCAGGCCAACATCGAGGCCGGCAAGGCCAGCGTGCTGTTCTGCTATTCGTTCGGCAAGGCCCAGCGGATTCTCCACGGCATCGATGAGACCCTCGGGCCGATCCTCAGCCACGGAGCGGTCGAGCCGCTGAACCGCGTGTACCGCGAGGCCGGGGTCTACCTGCCACCAACGATCTACGCCGGCGAGGTGAAAAAGAACGACCCGATGATGCGCCAGGCGCTGGTCATCGCCCCGCCTTCGGCCGGCGGCAGCAGCTGGATGCGCCGCTTCGGCGATTACAGCGACAGCTTCGCCAGCGGCTGGATGCGCTTGCGCGGCCCCCGTCGGCGGCGCGGGGTCGATCGCGGTTTCGTGCTCTCGGATCACGCCGACTGGCCCGGCCTGCTGTGGGCCATCGAACAGACCGGCGCCGAACGGGTGATGGTCACCCACGGCTCGATTGGCGTCCTGGTGCGCCATCTGCGCGAAAAAGGGCTGGACGCACAAGGGTTCAACACCGAATACGGTGACGATGAGGAAGAGCTTCCTGCCGCCACGCCCGCCGTTGCCGAGGTACAACCATGA